One genomic region from Macaca mulatta isolate MMU2019108-1 chromosome 20, T2T-MMU8v2.0, whole genome shotgun sequence encodes:
- the TMEM265 gene encoding transmembrane protein 265 encodes MEDEEKAVEILMGNTEAAHPPSPIRCCWLRLRCLAATSIICGCSCLGVVALVFAIKAEERHKAGRSEEAVRWGAQARKFILASFAVWLALLTLGPLLLWLLSYAIAQAE; translated from the exons ATGGAGGACGAGGAGAAGGCAGTGGAGATCTTGATGGGCAACACGGAAGCTGCTCATCCTCCATCCCCCATCCGCTGCTGCTGGCTCCGCCTCCGCTGCTTGGCAGCTACTAGCATTATCTGTGGCTGCTCTTGCCTGGGAGTCGTGGCTCTGGTGTTTGCCATCAAG GCAGAAGAGCGGCATAAAGCAGGCCGGTCCGAGGAGGCAGTGCGCTGGGGGGCCCAGGCCCGGAAATTCATCCTGGCCAGCTTTGCTGTCTGGCTTGCTCTCCTCACTCTGGGTCCCCTGCTGCTGTGGTTGCTCTCCTACGCCATCGCTCAGGCTGAGTGA
- the PHKG2 gene encoding phosphorylase b kinase gamma catalytic chain, liver/testis isoform isoform X1 gives MTLDVGPEDELPDWAAAKEFYQKYDPKDVIGRGVSSVVRRCVHRATGHEFAVKIMEVTAERLSPEQLEEVREATQRETHILRQVAGHPHIITLIDSYESSSFMFLVFDLMRKGELFDYLTEKVALSEKETRSIMRSLLEAVSFLHANNIVHRDLKPENILLDDNMQIRLSDFGFSCHLEPGEKLRELCGTPGYLAPEILKCSMDETHPGYGKEVDLWACGVILFTLLAGSPPFWHRRQILMLRMIMEGQYQFSSPEWDDRSSTVKDLISRLLQVDPEARLTAEQALQHPFFERCEGSQSWNLTPRQRFRVAVWTVLAAGRVALSTHRVRPLTKNALLRDPYALRSVRRLIDNCAFRLYGHWVKKGEQQNRAALFQHRPPGPFPIMGPEEEGDSAAITEDEAVLVLG, from the exons ATGACGCTGGACGTGGGGCCGGAGGATGAGCTGCCCGACTGGGCCGCCGCCAAGGAGTTTTACCAGAAGTACGACCCTAAGGACGTCATCGGCAG AGGAGTGAGCTCTGTGGTCCGCCGTTGTGTTCATCGAGCTACTGGCCACGAGTTTGCCGTGAAGATTATGGAAGTGACAGCTGAGCGACTGAGTCCTGAGCAGCTGGAGGAGGTGCGGGAAGCCACACAGCGAGAAACACACATCCTTCGCCAGGTCGCCGGCCACCCCCACATCA tCACCCTCATCGATTCCTACGAGTCTTCTAGCTTCATGTTCCTGGTGTTTGACCT GATGCGGAAGGGAGAGCTGTTTGACTATCTCACAGAGAAGGTAGCCCTCTCAGAAAAGGAAACCAG GTCCATCATGCGGTCTCTGCTGGAAGCAGTGAGCTTTCTCCATGCCAACAACATTGTGCATCGAGATCTGAAGCCCGAGAATATTCTCCTAGATGACAATATGCAGATCCGACTTTCAGATTTCGGGTTCTCCTGCCACTTGGAACCTGGCGAGAAGCTTCGAG AGTTGTGTGGGACCCCAGGGTATCTAGCGCCAGAGATCCTTAAATGCTCCATGGATGAAACCCACCCAGGCTACGGCAAGGAGGTCGACCT CTGGGCCTGTGGGGTGATCTTGTTCACACTCCTGGCTGGCTCGCCACCCTTCTGGCACCGGCGGCAGATCCTGATGTTACGCATGATCATGGAGGGCCAGTACCAGTTCAGTTCCCCTGAGTGGGACGACCGTTCCAGCACTGTCAAAGACTTG ATTTCCAGGCTGCTGCAGGTGGATCCTGAAGCACGCCTGACAGCTGAGCAGGCCCTACAGCACCCCTTCTTTGAGCGTTGTGAAGGCAGCCAATCCTGGAACCTCACCCCCCGCCAGCGGTTCCGG GTGGCAGTGTGGACAGTGCTGGCTGCTGGACGAGTGGCCCTAAGCACCCATCGTGTACGGCCACTGACTAAGAACGCACTGTTGAGGGACCCTTATGCGCTGCGGTCAGTGCGGCGCCTCATCGACAACTGTGCCTTCCGGCTCTATGGACACTGGGTGAAGAAAGGGGAGCAGCAGAACCGGGCAGCTCTTTTTCAGCACCGGCCCCCTGGGCCTTTTCCCATCATGGGCCCTGAGGAGGAGGGAGACTCTGCTGCTATAACTGAGGATGAGGCCGTGCTGGTACTGGGCTAG
- the PHKG2 gene encoding phosphorylase b kinase gamma catalytic chain, liver/testis isoform isoform X2, with translation MEVTAERLSPEQLEEVREATQRETHILRQVAGHPHIITLIDSYESSSFMFLVFDLMRKGELFDYLTEKVALSEKETRSIMRSLLEAVSFLHANNIVHRDLKPENILLDDNMQIRLSDFGFSCHLEPGEKLRELCGTPGYLAPEILKCSMDETHPGYGKEVDLWACGVILFTLLAGSPPFWHRRQILMLRMIMEGQYQFSSPEWDDRSSTVKDLISRLLQVDPEARLTAEQALQHPFFERCEGSQSWNLTPRQRFRVAVWTVLAAGRVALSTHRVRPLTKNALLRDPYALRSVRRLIDNCAFRLYGHWVKKGEQQNRAALFQHRPPGPFPIMGPEEEGDSAAITEDEAVLVLG, from the exons ATGGAAGTGACAGCTGAGCGACTGAGTCCTGAGCAGCTGGAGGAGGTGCGGGAAGCCACACAGCGAGAAACACACATCCTTCGCCAGGTCGCCGGCCACCCCCACATCA tCACCCTCATCGATTCCTACGAGTCTTCTAGCTTCATGTTCCTGGTGTTTGACCT GATGCGGAAGGGAGAGCTGTTTGACTATCTCACAGAGAAGGTAGCCCTCTCAGAAAAGGAAACCAG GTCCATCATGCGGTCTCTGCTGGAAGCAGTGAGCTTTCTCCATGCCAACAACATTGTGCATCGAGATCTGAAGCCCGAGAATATTCTCCTAGATGACAATATGCAGATCCGACTTTCAGATTTCGGGTTCTCCTGCCACTTGGAACCTGGCGAGAAGCTTCGAG AGTTGTGTGGGACCCCAGGGTATCTAGCGCCAGAGATCCTTAAATGCTCCATGGATGAAACCCACCCAGGCTACGGCAAGGAGGTCGACCT CTGGGCCTGTGGGGTGATCTTGTTCACACTCCTGGCTGGCTCGCCACCCTTCTGGCACCGGCGGCAGATCCTGATGTTACGCATGATCATGGAGGGCCAGTACCAGTTCAGTTCCCCTGAGTGGGACGACCGTTCCAGCACTGTCAAAGACTTG ATTTCCAGGCTGCTGCAGGTGGATCCTGAAGCACGCCTGACAGCTGAGCAGGCCCTACAGCACCCCTTCTTTGAGCGTTGTGAAGGCAGCCAATCCTGGAACCTCACCCCCCGCCAGCGGTTCCGG GTGGCAGTGTGGACAGTGCTGGCTGCTGGACGAGTGGCCCTAAGCACCCATCGTGTACGGCCACTGACTAAGAACGCACTGTTGAGGGACCCTTATGCGCTGCGGTCAGTGCGGCGCCTCATCGACAACTGTGCCTTCCGGCTCTATGGACACTGGGTGAAGAAAGGGGAGCAGCAGAACCGGGCAGCTCTTTTTCAGCACCGGCCCCCTGGGCCTTTTCCCATCATGGGCCCTGAGGAGGAGGGAGACTCTGCTGCTATAACTGAGGATGAGGCCGTGCTGGTACTGGGCTAG
- the PHKG2 gene encoding phosphorylase b kinase gamma catalytic chain, liver/testis isoform isoform X3: protein MQVFQLPTHQAKLPCWSAVSLDPLVCPQRNLSLVASSMIFCMSTGLFSQPPMWGAAASYAPPSLRMRKGELFDYLTEKVALSEKETRSIMRSLLEAVSFLHANNIVHRDLKPENILLDDNMQIRLSDFGFSCHLEPGEKLRELCGTPGYLAPEILKCSMDETHPGYGKEVDLWACGVILFTLLAGSPPFWHRRQILMLRMIMEGQYQFSSPEWDDRSSTVKDLISRLLQVDPEARLTAEQALQHPFFERCEGSQSWNLTPRQRFRVAVWTVLAAGRVALSTHRVRPLTKNALLRDPYALRSVRRLIDNCAFRLYGHWVKKGEQQNRAALFQHRPPGPFPIMGPEEEGDSAAITEDEAVLVLG from the exons ATGCAGGTATTTCAGCTGCCAACACACCAGGCCAAACTGCCTTGTTGGAGTGCTGTGTCTCTAGACCCTTTGGTTTGTCCGCAGAGGAATCTATCTTTAGTGGCCTCTTCCATGATATTTTGTATGAGCACTGGTCTGTTTTCTCAACCCCCAATGTGGGGTGCAGCTGCCTCCTATGCCCCTCCTTCCCTTAGGATGCGGAAGGGAGAGCTGTTTGACTATCTCACAGAGAAGGTAGCCCTCTCAGAAAAGGAAACCAG GTCCATCATGCGGTCTCTGCTGGAAGCAGTGAGCTTTCTCCATGCCAACAACATTGTGCATCGAGATCTGAAGCCCGAGAATATTCTCCTAGATGACAATATGCAGATCCGACTTTCAGATTTCGGGTTCTCCTGCCACTTGGAACCTGGCGAGAAGCTTCGAG AGTTGTGTGGGACCCCAGGGTATCTAGCGCCAGAGATCCTTAAATGCTCCATGGATGAAACCCACCCAGGCTACGGCAAGGAGGTCGACCT CTGGGCCTGTGGGGTGATCTTGTTCACACTCCTGGCTGGCTCGCCACCCTTCTGGCACCGGCGGCAGATCCTGATGTTACGCATGATCATGGAGGGCCAGTACCAGTTCAGTTCCCCTGAGTGGGACGACCGTTCCAGCACTGTCAAAGACTTG ATTTCCAGGCTGCTGCAGGTGGATCCTGAAGCACGCCTGACAGCTGAGCAGGCCCTACAGCACCCCTTCTTTGAGCGTTGTGAAGGCAGCCAATCCTGGAACCTCACCCCCCGCCAGCGGTTCCGG GTGGCAGTGTGGACAGTGCTGGCTGCTGGACGAGTGGCCCTAAGCACCCATCGTGTACGGCCACTGACTAAGAACGCACTGTTGAGGGACCCTTATGCGCTGCGGTCAGTGCGGCGCCTCATCGACAACTGTGCCTTCCGGCTCTATGGACACTGGGTGAAGAAAGGGGAGCAGCAGAACCGGGCAGCTCTTTTTCAGCACCGGCCCCCTGGGCCTTTTCCCATCATGGGCCCTGAGGAGGAGGGAGACTCTGCTGCTATAACTGAGGATGAGGCCGTGCTGGTACTGGGCTAG
- the CFAP119 gene encoding cilia- and flagella-associated protein 119 isoform X1 produces the protein MLNRKTSHFLGMRVQSELEHFSELRREAGKDRISVRGSAARTRASVRTQSTAAAAAKADEDPGANLFPPPLPRPRICMWKYLDIHSMHQLEKTTSAEEMRQVLAELLELGCPEQSLRDAITLDLFCHALIFCRQQGFSLEQTSAACALLQDLHKACIATPLGNVEECYHYFTSVLFCHGVRVRLDLSLTYMGLQPPKLWPESETEKEASKEVEEQAVTPQEEELETVAPPEPEPSHVHILRAYIKTQMNKELEELQQLVEEQLKASEERLSSKLTALERPFQLPPGKGKSKTK, from the exons ATGCTCAACCGCAAGACCAGCCACTTTTTGGGAATGAGGGTGCAGTCGGAACTTGAACATTTCTCCGAGCTGCGGCGGGAAGCGGGGAAGGATCGCATCTCAGTGCGTGGGTCGGCCGCGCGGACGCGAGCGAGTGTGCGGACCCAGTcgacggcggcggcggcggcgaaaGCGGATGAAGACCCCGGAGCCAACTTGTTCCCG CCGCCGCTGCCCCGACCCCGGATCTGCATGTG GAAGTACCTGGACATCCATTCCATGCACCAGCTGGAGAAGACTACCAGTGCTGAGGAGATGAGGCA GGTGTTGGCTGAGCTGCTGGAGCTAGGGTGTCCTGAGCAGAGCCTGCGGGACGCCATCACCCTGGACCTCTTCTGCCACGCGCTCATCTTCTGCCGCCAGCAGGGCTTCTCACTGGAGCAGACTTCAGCAGCTTGTGCCCTGCTCCAGGATCTTCACAAGGCTTGTATTG CAACCCCCTTGGGCAACGTGGAGGAGTGCTACCACTACTTCACCAGCGTTCTTTTTTGCCATGGAGTCAGG GTGCGGCTGGATCTGTCTTTGACTTACATGGGGCTACAGCCACCCAAATTGTGGCCAGAGAGTGAGACGG AGAAAGAAGCAAGCAAGGAGGTGGAGGAGCAGGCAGTTACGCCGCAGGAAGAGGAACTAGAGACAGTAGCCCCGCCAGAGCCGGAGCCAA GCCACGTCCACATCCTCCGAGCCTACATCAAGACCCAAATGAACAAGGAGCTGGAGGAGCTCCAGCAGCTGGTGGAAGAGCAGCTCAAGGCCAGCGAGGAAAGGCTCAGCAGCAAGTTGACTGCACTAGAGCGGCCCTTCCAGCTACCTCCGGGTAAAGGCAAGAGCAAGACCAAGTGA
- the CFAP119 gene encoding cilia- and flagella-associated protein 119 — protein sequence MLNRKTSHFLGMRVQSELEHFSELRREAGKDRISVRGSAARTRASVRTQSTAAAAAKADEDPGANLFPPPLPRPRICMWKYLDIHSMHQLEKTTSAEEMRQVLAELLELGCPEQSLRDAITLDLFCHALIFCRQQGFSLEQTSAACALLQDLHKACIATPLGNVEECYHYFTSVLFCHGVRRPPFSIDLFKEEQLLALEDYVVNTYFRHFKLYKYVFTPQVRLDLSLTYMGLQPPKLWPESETEKEASKEVEEQAVTPQEEELETVAPPEPEPSHVHILRAYIKTQMNKELEELQQLVEEQLKASEERLSSKLTALERPFQLPPGKGKSKTK from the exons ATGCTCAACCGCAAGACCAGCCACTTTTTGGGAATGAGGGTGCAGTCGGAACTTGAACATTTCTCCGAGCTGCGGCGGGAAGCGGGGAAGGATCGCATCTCAGTGCGTGGGTCGGCCGCGCGGACGCGAGCGAGTGTGCGGACCCAGTcgacggcggcggcggcggcgaaaGCGGATGAAGACCCCGGAGCCAACTTGTTCCCG CCGCCGCTGCCCCGACCCCGGATCTGCATGTG GAAGTACCTGGACATCCATTCCATGCACCAGCTGGAGAAGACTACCAGTGCTGAGGAGATGAGGCA GGTGTTGGCTGAGCTGCTGGAGCTAGGGTGTCCTGAGCAGAGCCTGCGGGACGCCATCACCCTGGACCTCTTCTGCCACGCGCTCATCTTCTGCCGCCAGCAGGGCTTCTCACTGGAGCAGACTTCAGCAGCTTGTGCCCTGCTCCAGGATCTTCACAAGGCTTGTATTG CAACCCCCTTGGGCAACGTGGAGGAGTGCTACCACTACTTCACCAGCGTTCTTTTTTGCCATGGAGTCAGG CGGCCTCCTTTCAGCATCGACCTCTTCAAAGAGGAACAACTGCTGGCCCTGGAAGACTACGTGGTCAACACTTACTTCCGCCACTTCAAACTCTATAAATACGTCTTCACACCCCAG GTGCGGCTGGATCTGTCTTTGACTTACATGGGGCTACAGCCACCCAAATTGTGGCCAGAGAGTGAGACGG AGAAAGAAGCAAGCAAGGAGGTGGAGGAGCAGGCAGTTACGCCGCAGGAAGAGGAACTAGAGACAGTAGCCCCGCCAGAGCCGGAGCCAA GCCACGTCCACATCCTCCGAGCCTACATCAAGACCCAAATGAACAAGGAGCTGGAGGAGCTCCAGCAGCTGGTGGAAGAGCAGCTCAAGGCCAGCGAGGAAAGGCTCAGCAGCAAGTTGACTGCACTAGAGCGGCCCTTCCAGCTACCTCCGGGTAAAGGCAAGAGCAAGACCAAGTGA